Proteins encoded in a region of the Vicia villosa cultivar HV-30 ecotype Madison, WI unplaced genomic scaffold, Vvil1.0 ctg.001920F_1_1, whole genome shotgun sequence genome:
- the LOC131637134 gene encoding uncharacterized protein LOC131637134, which produces MGFNRGGNYKKRNEVTVPSDGNSTTRLRFPFRLRSVPSGIGWKVVVKCGMHNHRLDKDLVGRDILGHLKDDERKFVNDMTKYNMAPGYWLPLLEIVGVTSTKLMFSVAFAYLEHEKKENFTWALKKLKELFYYENLLPDIMVTDRELALMNAIDFVYPNVSHLLCTFHISKNVSIKCKEYVKSEKQEHVMDQWNNMMYSNIEDEFDVHLNHFESVCGDIPSFVKYVKETWLTPYKERFVAAWTNKVTHLGNTTTNRVESAHWRPKNMLTTSRGDLCASWDAVNTMLKLQLGSIRASFQKYCQY; this is translated from the exons ATGGGCTTTAACAGAGGAGGAAATTACAAAAAGAGAAATGAAGTTACGGTCCCTTCTGATGGCAATTCTACTACGAGGCTTAGATTCCCATTTAGGCTGAGATCTGTTCCGAGTGGTATTGGTTGGAAGGTGGTGGTTAAATGTGGGATGCATAATCATAGACTAGATAAGGATTTAGTAGGTCGTGACATCTTGGGTCATCTAAAAGATGATGAAAGAAAGTTTGTGAATGACATGACGAAGTACAATATGGCACCAGG GTACTGGCTACCACTGCTTGAGATTGTTGGTGTTACATCAACAAAATTGATGTTTTCAGTTGCTTTTGCATATTTGGAACACGAAAAGAAGGAGAACTTCACATGGGCACTAAAGAAGCTTAAAGAGTTGTTTTATTATGAGAACTTACTACCAGATATCATGGTGACGGACCGAGAGCTTGCATTAATGAATGCCATTGATTTTGTGTATCCAAATGTGTCTCATTTGTTGTGTacgtttcatatttcaaaaaacgtTAGCATAAAATGTAAAGAGTATGTGAAATcagaaaaacaagaacatgtcatGGATCAATGGAACAACATGATGTATTCAAATATAGAAGACGAATTTGATGTACATCTGAACCACTTCGAGAGTGTATGTGGTGATATTCCATCATTtgtcaagtatgtgaaagaaacaTGGTTAACACCATATAAAGAAAGATTTGTTGCTGCATGGACTAACAAAGTCACTCATTTAGGGAACACAACAACAAACAG GGTGGAGTCTGCACATTGGAGACCGAAGAACATGTTGACTACAAGTCGTGGTGATTTATGTGCAAGCTGGGATGCTGTGAACACAATGTTGAAGTTGCAGCTGGGTTCCATAAGAGCGTCATTTCAAAAGTATTGTCAATATTGA